In the genome of Candidatus Binatia bacterium, one region contains:
- a CDS encoding AbrB family transcriptional regulator, whose translation MSELAQLRERLPAILRALAVGIPAGFLFAYLHTPIPWMIGPMIGVAALNLMGVRMHSPPYARQMGQVILGSAVGLYFTPPVVAELASNFLAIIAATIAVFIVAALGALTLSRASGVDPKSTFFASIPGGAMAMAVLAERYGAQIVPVAVAHSLRVSLVVILIPFALTYGGIPLVAAAYRPDVPLNYWILAPWLLFGCVLGEVSERLRLHNGYLLAPIFFGAALTVSGIRLSAVPHAFTDFAQLMFGLVLGARYERAFFVRYKLFVPFALLNSFLILLFSVAAGAALAWAFDLPIATMIMATAPGGLAEMTITAQALQISVPLVVAFHVFRVVVVNMGTQYIFTFFAWAFGGVSERPVQETKNTTGMRREAIVKNEEKGGKD comes from the coding sequence ATGAGCGAGTTGGCCCAACTCCGCGAGCGGCTGCCCGCGATTTTGAGAGCCCTCGCCGTAGGCATCCCCGCCGGCTTTCTCTTCGCCTATCTCCACACGCCGATTCCGTGGATGATCGGGCCGATGATCGGCGTGGCCGCGCTGAATCTCATGGGCGTGCGCATGCACTCGCCGCCGTATGCGCGGCAAATGGGACAGGTGATTCTCGGCTCGGCGGTGGGACTCTACTTCACGCCACCGGTGGTGGCGGAGCTGGCCAGCAACTTTCTCGCCATCATCGCCGCAACGATCGCGGTCTTCATCGTCGCCGCCCTCGGCGCGCTGACCTTGAGCCGCGCCTCCGGCGTGGACCCGAAGTCTACCTTCTTCGCATCGATCCCCGGCGGCGCCATGGCGATGGCCGTGCTGGCGGAGCGCTACGGCGCGCAGATCGTGCCGGTGGCGGTCGCGCACAGCCTCCGCGTCTCGCTGGTCGTCATCCTGATCCCGTTCGCGCTGACTTACGGCGGCATCCCGCTCGTCGCCGCCGCGTATCGTCCGGATGTGCCGTTGAATTATTGGATACTCGCGCCGTGGCTGCTATTCGGCTGCGTGTTGGGCGAAGTTTCCGAGCGGCTTCGCCTTCACAACGGCTATTTGCTCGCGCCGATTTTCTTCGGCGCCGCGCTCACTGTGAGCGGTATTCGGCTCTCCGCCGTGCCGCATGCCTTCACGGACTTCGCCCAGCTCATGTTCGGCCTCGTGCTCGGCGCGCGCTACGAGCGCGCCTTCTTCGTCCGCTACAAACTGTTCGTTCCGTTCGCGCTGCTGAATTCGTTTCTAATCCTGCTCTTCTCGGTAGCGGCCGGCGCGGCGCTCGCCTGGGCCTTTGATCTCCCGATCGCGACGATGATCATGGCCACCGCGCCCGGCGGATTGGCCGAGATGACGATCACCGCGCAAGCGCTCCAGATCAGCGTGCCGCTGGTCGTCGCCTTTCACGTGTTCCGAGTGGTGGTGGTCAATATGGGAACGCAGTACATCTTCACCTTCTTCGCCTGGGCGTTCGGCGGCGTGTCGGAACGACCGGTTCAGGAAACAAAGAATACGACCGGCATGAGGCGTGAGGCGATAGTCAAGAATGAAGAGAAGGGAGGAAAAGACTAA
- the msrA gene encoding peptide-methionine (S)-S-oxide reductase MsrA gives MSTHKFLNTIFLTAALVFALGETAAAAQAGGGKPQTAQAIFAGGCFWSVERFFDKVEGVVATVSGFAGGTKKSPTYDEVVTGRTGHAESVQVTYDPKKVSYEKLLEAFWHNIDPFTPNGQFCDFGTQYRTVIFYQGEEQKRLAEKSKAELQGRFKKPVATEIVAAPEFYPAEEYHQDFHIKNPAHYERYRIGCGRDRQLAKIWGEQKK, from the coding sequence ATGAGCACCCACAAATTTCTCAACACGATTTTTTTAACCGCCGCTTTGGTCTTCGCTTTGGGTGAGACGGCTGCCGCAGCTCAGGCCGGCGGCGGCAAACCTCAAACCGCCCAGGCGATTTTTGCCGGCGGCTGTTTCTGGTCCGTGGAGCGCTTCTTCGACAAAGTCGAAGGCGTGGTCGCCACCGTGTCCGGCTTCGCCGGCGGCACGAAAAAGAGCCCGACCTACGACGAGGTCGTTACCGGCCGCACCGGTCACGCGGAATCCGTGCAGGTCACCTACGATCCCAAAAAAGTCAGCTACGAGAAGCTGCTCGAGGCCTTCTGGCACAACATCGATCCGTTCACGCCCAACGGGCAGTTCTGCGATTTCGGAACCCAGTATCGCACGGTCATTTTCTACCAGGGCGAGGAGCAGAAGCGCCTCGCGGAAAAATCCAAGGCGGAGCTGCAAGGCCGCTTCAAAAAACCCGTCGCGACCGAAATCGTCGCCGCCCCCGAGTTCTATCCCGCCGAGGAGTATCACCAGGACTTCCACATCAAAAACCCGGCGCACTACGAGCGCTACCGCATCGGCTGCGGCCGCGACCGGCAACTTGCGAAGATTTGGGGAGAGCAAAAAAAGTAA
- a CDS encoding alpha/beta hydrolase — translation MIQEKGSYITVDGLKTFFVKTGHGPAVLLVHGGSPGASALVNWKFNIEPLTAAGFTVYAYDQPGYGYSDNPKDHSMEYRVAHAKAFAEAVGLDRFYVIGNSQGSYVAARAALEHEGVGAFITTTSGSLAPKGSAESQALAKKHGEELRAYTPSMENMRKLTFGTVFNRDLVTEEAVRERYEMSAGKNFEAQKMREAAPPAKPIREDLRRLKMKSLILWGNNDRGVSVERGILLFQLIPGAEFHLFDNCAHWVQWDQATRFNRIVTDFLKAL, via the coding sequence ATGATCCAGGAAAAGGGATCGTATATCACCGTTGACGGCCTGAAAACTTTTTTCGTCAAAACCGGTCACGGTCCCGCCGTGCTTCTGGTGCACGGGGGTTCGCCGGGCGCTTCGGCTCTGGTCAACTGGAAATTCAACATCGAACCACTCACCGCGGCGGGCTTCACGGTCTACGCCTATGACCAGCCGGGTTACGGCTACTCGGATAACCCCAAGGACCACTCCATGGAATACCGGGTCGCTCATGCCAAAGCTTTTGCCGAGGCCGTCGGCCTCGACCGCTTTTACGTGATCGGCAATTCCCAGGGGAGCTACGTCGCCGCGCGCGCGGCGCTTGAACATGAGGGTGTAGGGGCGTTCATCACGACGACCAGCGGCTCGCTGGCGCCCAAAGGCTCGGCGGAATCCCAGGCGCTCGCCAAAAAGCACGGCGAGGAGCTGAGAGCGTACACGCCGAGCATGGAGAATATGCGGAAGCTGACCTTCGGCACGGTCTTCAACAGAGACCTCGTGACGGAAGAAGCCGTGCGCGAGCGCTACGAGATGAGCGCGGGAAAGAACTTTGAAGCCCAGAAAATGCGGGAAGCGGCCCCGCCGGCGAAGCCGATCCGCGAAGACCTCCGCCGCTTAAAAATGAAAAGCCTAATTCTGTGGGGAAACAACGATCGCGGCGTCAGCGTGGAGCGGGGAATCTTGCTTTTCCAGCTTATTCCGGGCGCGGAATTTCACCTCTTCGACAACTGCGCCCACTGGGTCCAGTGGGACCAGGCCACCCGTTTCAACCGGATCGTGACGGACTTTCTAAAAGCGCTCTAG
- a CDS encoding carboxypeptidase regulatory-like domain-containing protein: protein MLKKIFLATAMTALTVTQLFPGADVIAATSAPAVALTGQVGSEAEGPMEGVLVSAKREGSTITVTVVSDAQGRYSFPTSKLEPGRYALAIRAVGYELENSRPAEVAAQKTTRLELKLKKAPDLAAQLSNGEWLVSMPGTVEQKQDFLGCIGCHTVERIVRSKYNAEDFVHVLKRMRNYAQGSVPGRAQFRPGGREPNANQLKQMQSFAQYVSTINLSKVSKWEYPLKTYPRPKGKATKVTITEYDLPRPEAMPHDAVVDGDGMVWYSDFGSLYLGKLDPKTAKAVEWAVPVAKPGAPIGMLDVNFDPEGNVWLGLMYQGSIAKFDRKTQKFQTWSAPKFMENNEARLAMVDARNFHLDGKVWIGGDNEYQLDVKTGEWYTIDYSKGLPKDGPRAERLSSYGVISDSKNNFYGTNLNGQYIIRVDGKTRDVTPFPTPTPNSGPRRGHMDPQDRLWFAEFRGNMIGRFDSKTEQIREWAVPLPWTNPYDAVIDKDGYVWTGGMSNDYVARLNTKTDELVAYLLPRTTNIRRVNVDNSTSPPTFWVGNNNGAAIIKVEPLE, encoded by the coding sequence ATGCTGAAAAAAATTTTTCTGGCAACAGCCATGACAGCTCTGACCGTGACCCAACTTTTCCCGGGCGCCGATGTCATTGCCGCGACAAGTGCGCCCGCGGTCGCGTTGACCGGGCAGGTCGGTTCGGAGGCCGAAGGCCCGATGGAAGGCGTGCTGGTAAGCGCCAAGCGGGAAGGCTCGACGATCACGGTCACCGTCGTGAGCGACGCGCAGGGGCGGTACAGCTTCCCGACTTCGAAGCTCGAGCCCGGGCGTTATGCACTGGCCATTCGCGCCGTGGGATACGAATTGGAAAATTCGCGGCCGGCGGAAGTTGCGGCGCAGAAAACAACTCGACTCGAACTGAAGCTCAAGAAGGCCCCGGACCTCGCCGCCCAGCTTTCCAACGGCGAGTGGCTCGTCAGCATGCCGGGAACCGTTGAACAGAAACAGGACTTCCTCGGCTGCATAGGCTGCCACACGGTCGAACGAATCGTGCGGTCCAAGTACAACGCCGAGGACTTCGTTCACGTTTTGAAACGCATGAGAAATTACGCCCAGGGCAGCGTGCCGGGGCGCGCGCAGTTCCGCCCCGGCGGACGCGAGCCCAACGCGAATCAATTGAAGCAGATGCAGAGCTTCGCGCAATACGTGAGCACGATCAATCTGAGCAAAGTTTCGAAGTGGGAATATCCGTTGAAAACCTACCCGCGGCCGAAGGGCAAGGCGACCAAGGTGACCATCACCGAGTACGACTTGCCGCGGCCCGAGGCGATGCCGCACGATGCGGTCGTGGATGGCGACGGCATGGTTTGGTATTCGGATTTCGGCTCGCTGTATTTGGGCAAGCTCGACCCGAAGACCGCTAAAGCGGTCGAGTGGGCGGTGCCGGTCGCCAAACCCGGCGCGCCCATCGGCATGCTCGACGTGAACTTCGATCCTGAAGGAAACGTCTGGCTCGGCCTGATGTACCAAGGAAGCATCGCCAAATTCGACCGCAAGACGCAGAAGTTCCAGACCTGGAGCGCGCCGAAGTTCATGGAGAACAACGAGGCGCGGCTCGCGATGGTCGACGCCAGGAACTTCCATCTGGACGGCAAGGTTTGGATCGGCGGCGACAACGAGTATCAGCTCGATGTAAAAACCGGCGAGTGGTACACGATCGATTACTCGAAGGGCTTGCCGAAGGACGGGCCGCGCGCGGAACGGCTCAGCTCGTACGGCGTCATCTCCGACTCTAAGAACAATTTTTACGGCACGAACTTGAACGGCCAGTATATCATCCGGGTGGACGGCAAGACCCGAGACGTCACCCCGTTCCCGACGCCGACTCCCAACTCAGGGCCGCGGCGCGGCCACATGGACCCGCAGGACCGGCTGTGGTTTGCAGAATTTCGCGGCAACATGATCGGGAGGTTCGATAGCAAGACGGAGCAAATTCGGGAGTGGGCAGTTCCCCTTCCCTGGACCAATCCCTACGATGCCGTCATAGATAAGGATGGATACGTCTGGACGGGTGGAATGAGCAACGACTACGTTGCGC